The following are encoded together in the Montipora capricornis isolate CH-2021 chromosome 5, ASM3666992v2, whole genome shotgun sequence genome:
- the LOC138049191 gene encoding death-associated protein kinase 2-like, giving the protein MASDASAIAKKYTTGGLPLKLAKVEEFWGIKHELARGRFSAIKRCLDNKTKKPYIAKIIKYTDDTDREDTLQEFDIHRSLKGERVVMLRDAFLMRRYLVLIMDLLEGQDLLSFVAAKPRPNEEDVAFAIRPLLDAVNYLHGQQIVHLDIRPANIFIAKSNLALKLIDYGSARRIKNWKDGDMVAIVCYTAFTAPELLDFAPVNGAADMWSIGILVYSLLSGLLPFNVECKEDEDEDEKLGQEITKGKWYFDPKAFSRSTSEVKDFITAMLSFDPKKRPSAEEAKQNQWLSGDNLQKRRSSDITASKLKDLSQQLAKKDKEDVTTCSCVLRTYEEDPYDSPDSDEE; this is encoded by the exons ATGGCTTCTGATGCAA GTGCGATCGCTAAGAAGTACACCACTGGTGGACTGCCTCTCAAGCTTGCAAAAGTGGAGGAATTCTGGGGAATCAAACATGAACTCGCCAG GGGGCGGTTTTCTGCAATCAAGCGCTGTTTAGACAACAAAACGAAGAAGCCATACATAGCGAAAATCATTAAATACACTGACGACACTGACCGTGAAGATACACTGCAGGAATTTGACATTCATCGGAGCCTTAAAGGAGAAAGAGTCGTCATGTTACGAGATGCTTTCCTAATGAGGAGATATCTGGTCCTTATCATGGACTT GTTGGAGGGACAAGATCTTCTCAGTTTTGTTGCAGCCAAACCAAGGCCCAATGAAGAAGACGTAGCATTTGCAATTCGTCCACTGCTTGATGCAGTGAATTATCTCCATGGTCAGCAAATTGTCCATCTGGATATACGG CCTGCTAACATTTTCATTGCCAAGAGCAATCTCGCTCTCAAGCTCATTGATTACGGCAGCGCTCGTCGCATTAAAAACTGGAAAGACGGCGATATGGTGGCCATTGTGTGTTACACTGCTTTTACAG CTCCCGAGTTATTGGATTTTGCCCCGGTCAATGGTGCAGCTGATATGTGGAGTATTGGTATTCTCGTTTATAGCCT TTTAAGTGGACTTCTTCCCTTTAACGTAGAGTGTAAAGAAGACGAAGATGAGGATGAGAAACTGGGGCAAGAAATCACGAAAGGCAAATGGTATTTTGATCCCAAGGCATTCTCACGAAGCACTTCTGAAGTAAAAGATTTCATCACCGCTATGCTGTCATTTGACCCCAA GAAACGTCCGAGCGCTGAGGAAGCCAAACAGAATCAATGGCTTTCG GGTGATAACCTACAGAAGCGTCGCTCTTCGGATATCACCGCTTCCAAGCTCAAAGATCTCTCCCAGCAGCTAGCAAAAAAG gataagGAAGATGTTACGACTTGCTCTTGTGTCTTGAGAACTTACGAAGAAGACCCATATGACTCTCCCGACTCTGACGAGGAGTAG